One window of Athalia rosae chromosome 2, iyAthRosa1.1, whole genome shotgun sequence genomic DNA carries:
- the LOC105688354 gene encoding mannosyl-oligosaccharide glucosidase, which translates to MARTKHQEKPPKPKAKSIGTNENKKEYSTKIPMLNSILAVLCILVAAWFSYKGYLETRVNTPFDTEKLVIETGLDVPERYWGTYSSGIYFALKTRDPHSLVTGLMWYFPQHLRQGGEGFRHWCEQGDRLDRYAWLEHDGRNFGIQEILDGGAVIKTSFVKKLGGSHGGDWTARIAVSSEQKERDGEEISLLYYTAIEEKTKGWIKAASGGDDKLTGVTGETDGLGTFKLDINPISGVVEEHSYLVTAAPGLHVLKETVLHNLQLASQKVGSKRRIILGGEQLPLDTKGKEVQPNFIVSQVTAKIPFEFEVTFESGSFLDRGEKLTGKTYDTTLEKQRKVFNDKFEKVFKLKSKGFKDDEISFAKMAFSNMIGSIGYFYGSSLVQSEYTKGSVPYWKAPLYSGVPSRSFFPRGFLWDEGFHGLLISAWDLDIELDIISHWFDLMNVEGWIPREMILGQEALAKVPEEFITQVNTNANPPTFFLTLQSILKRYNGEFSEKNIQALERLYPRLQTWFDWYNTTQTGDLPGTYRWRGRDPTAIREVNPKTLTSGLDDYPRASHPNVDERHVDLRCWIAFSANIMAQISEVVKRPGCKYSDTFSYLSNNDILNKLHWSPGARRYCDYGLHTDKVVLRRPKPPPRSHSPTSEMIRVVLEDPTLRYVDTTFGYVSLFPFILELIEPNSPQLGKILEDLTNPDLLWTNYGLRSLAKNAPLYMGRNTEHDPPYWRGAIWMNINYLVVRSLKHYSKYEGPHRAKSLKIYNELRQNLIRNVISKYKQSGYMWENYGDTHGEGKGSHPFTGWTSLIVLIMSELY; encoded by the exons GCATGGTTCAGCTACAAGGGTTACCTCGAAACCCGTGTCAATACCCCTTTTGATACAGAGAAG CTTGTTATTGAAACGGGATTGGATGTACCAGAGAGATACTGGGGGACCTATAGTTCTGGAATTTACTTTGCATTGAAAACTAGAGATCCTCATTCCCTGGTAACCGGTTTAATGTGGTACTTTCCGCAGCATCTGAGGCAAGGTGGAGAGGGATTCAGACACTGGTGTGAACAAGGAGACAGACTGGACAG ATATGCTTGGTTGGAGCACGATGGGAGGAATTTTGGAATACAAGAAATCTTGGATGGAGGAGCAGTTATCAAAACATCATTTGTAAAAAAACTTGGAGGCAGCCATGGTGGAGACTGGACAGCAAGGATTGCAGTATCATCTGAGCAAAAAGAACGCGATGGAGAAGAAATTTCTCTACTCTATTACACCGCAATCGAGGAAAAGACTAAAGGCTGGATCAAAGCAGCTAGCGGAGGTGATGATAAGTTGACCGGGGTCACAGGGGAAACCGATGGGTTAGGTACTTTCAAGTTAGATATAAATCCAATAAGTGGAGTGGTGGAGGAGCATTCTTATCTGGTGACTGCAGCCCCAGGCTTACATGTTTTGAAGGAAACAGTCCTGCACAATTTGCAACTGGCATCCCAAAAAGTGGGTTCAAAGAGGAGAATCATTTTGGGGGGTGAGCAGCTACCGCTAGACACAAAGGGTAAAGAGGTACAGCCAAATTTCATAGTCTCGCAAGTAACCGCAAAGATTCCCTTTGAGTTTGAGGTCACCTTTGAATCCGGGAGTTTTTTGGATCGTGGTGAAAAACTCACTGGAAAAACTTACGATACAACTTTAGAGAAGCAGAGAAAAGTGTTCAATGATAAATTTGAGAAGGTGTTCAAACTGAAATCCAAAGGGTTCAAAGACGACGAAATCAGCTTTGCCAAAATGGCATTTTCGAACATGATTGGGTCTATTGGCTACTTTTATGGCAGCTCACTTGTACAAAGTGAGTACACAAAAGGCTCTGTTCCTTATTGGAAAGCCCCCTTATACTCTGGAGTACCGAGCCGTAGTTTCTTTCCCAGAGGCTTTTTGTGGGATGAAGGATTTCATGGTCTCCTAATTTCTGCATGGGATCTAGACATCGAGTTGGATATAATTTCTCATTGGTTTGACCTCATGAACGTAGAGGGTTGGATACCAAGAGAGATGATCTTAGGTCAAGAAGCTCTGGCAAAAGTGCCAGAGGAGTTCATCACTCAGGTAAACACGAATGCAAATCCACCCACATTCTTCCTTACGCTTCAGTCGATTCTGAAACGCTACAACGGGGAATTTAGCGAAAAGAATATTCAAGCACTGGAAAGATTGTATCCCAGATTGCAGACCTGGTTTGACTGGTACAACACAACCCAGACTGGAGATTTGCCTGGAACCTATCGATGGCGTGGTAGAGACCCAACTGCAATCCGGGAGGTAAATCCGAAAACGCTAACCTCTGGGCTGGACGATTATCCTAGAGCATCACATCCAAACGTTGATGAGCGTCATGTAGATTTAAGATGTTGGATCGCGTTTTCGGCTAATATAATGGCCCAGATTTCGGAGGTAGTTAAACGGCCAGGTTGCAAATACTCGGACACCTTTAGCTACCTTTCTAACAACGACATCCTGAATAAACTCCACTGGTCTCCAGGAGCAAGACGTTACTGCGACTATGGGTTACACACGGATAAAGTTGTTCTTCGACGGCCCAAGCCACCACCTAGGTCGCATTCTCCGACTTCGGAGATGATCAGAGTAGTTTTGGAGGATCCTACGCTTCGTTACGTGGACACGACATTTGGTTACGTATCTCTATTTCCATTTATTCTAGAGTTAATTGAACCAAATTCTCCACAGTTGGGAAAGATTTTGGAGGACCTGACGAACCCCGATTTGCTTTGGACAAATTATGGTTTAAGATCCCTGGCGAAGAATGCACCGCTTTACATGGGAAGAAATACGGAACACGACCCTCCCTACTGGCGTGGAGCTATATGGATGAACATAAACTACCTGGTGGTCAGGTCTTTGAAGCACTACTCCAAATATGAGGGACCCCATCGAGCTAAGTCGCTCAAGATCTATAACGAACTCCGCCAAAATTTAATAAGGAATGTTATTTCCAAGTACAAACAATCCGGTTACATGTGGGAAAACTACGGCGACACACATGGGGAGGGTAAAGGGAGCCATCCATTTACAGGATGGACTTCGCTCATTGTCTTGATAATGTCTGAACTTTACTAG